In Thermococcus sp. MV5, the genomic window ACTCATTATCTTGCCAATTTTGGCTGTTGCTTTCCAGTTAATTATTTTAAATGGATCCCCAGGCTGATACTCTCTAATTGCATGAAATTCAACCCCTTCACCAATTCTGGGAGATGGCAATGGACCAACGGTGATTTTCGTTCCCTTTGTGGAATAAGGAGTTATTACGTCCTCAATAAGGGGCACGCCAATAAGTTCGTCGTATAATTCAACCTCCCTATCCTTTTTGAAAAAGCCAAAAGGATCTTGGTAACTCATCCTAATTCTGGTGAACTCGTGAACTCCTCTGCGAACTTTAATTTTATAAGAAACTTCTCTAACCTCATCTTTTTTTAGCGAGAGTAAAAACTCCTTACTGCCTTCAATTATTTCAAGCTCTTCTGGAACATCTTCGGTTATTTTTAAGCTTGGAATTCTCTCTTTTGATTTGACTTTAAGCCTTACCTCTATAATATCTCCTTCGAGGATCCTATCGTGAGGAAGAATGCGCTCAATCTCTACATCAAGTCGAGGTTTGAAAAATGCCACAGCAATGAAGAAAAGCCACATTATTGGAAGCGTTAAATAAATCATGTCCCACCTTAATGTGAAGAACGCTATTAATACCCCTAACCATAAAGCAAGTAAAAGTTGAAGTGCCTTTCCAGTCGGATAAAACTCCCTCATATTCCTCACTCGAATTTCGGAACTGGTATTTTCTCAAGCATTCTCTCTACTACCATTTCCTGACTGACTCTCGTGTACCAGAGTTCCCTCTTTAGGATAAGGCGGTGGCTTAAAGCAGGAATGGCAACTCTCTTTACATCATC contains:
- a CDS encoding DUF58 domain-containing protein, encoding MREFYPTGKALQLLLALWLGVLIAFFTLRWDMIYLTLPIMWLFFIAVAFFKPRLDVEIERILPHDRILEGDIIEVRLKVKSKERIPSLKITEDVPEELEIIEGSKEFLLSLKKDEVREVSYKIKVRRGVHEFTRIRMSYQDPFGFFKKDREVELYDELIGVPLIEDVITPYSTKGTKITVGPLPSPRIGEGVEFHAIREYQPGDPFKIINWKATAKIGKIMSNEYESERKVDVVIVLDAGYLGAEVIDYSVRAAASLMLDCLKNGTSFGLLLSESVPLWARVDYGKRHFFRCVDLLSTAKPDKNNLIAYQVEHLIRTRFPANAQIIYISPLVSEESRKALKMMYYYGYKTIVVSPDPYSALKPRSKEQELAIKILDLKRKAYLRKLSSYALIIDWDVKKPLKTAIAEVVSL